In Luteolibacter rhizosphaerae, the genomic window GTCACACCCACGCCGTGGACCAACGAGAAGTTCGCGGAGTACCGCCCGATTTACCGCCAGCAGCGCACCGGCAAGGCGGGCATCGCCCGCTCGGTGCCGTGGAAAGTCGGCTTCTTCGGATCCTCGCGCGCGGACATCGCCTTCGATCCCATGCTGCCGCAGTGGGAGGGCAAACCGGCGGTGAACCTCGCGGTGAGCGCGGGCACCCTCCCGGAGACGGCGGGTATCCTGCGCTACACGGTGGAGCACTGCCCGCTGGAAGTCGCGGTGGTGGGTATCGACCTGGGCGATCTGAGCGGCCCGGGCAGCGGTATTCGCACCACCGGCTACATGGAGTCCCCCTTCAACCCGAAGGGCGAGGCGGTCGAACGCGAACTGCGCTATGTGGCGGGGGTCTCAACCTTCGAAAGCGCGATGAAAACGCTGGGCTATTGGAACGATCGGGATAAGCCGGATTTCGTTCTGCCGGAATACACGCCGCAGGGCCACCGCCTGCGTCACCAAGACAAGGACCGGGTGGCGGCAGGGATGCGCCGCGATGCGATCCCGCACGCGATGAAGGGTTCACGCCGCCGCCTGACCATCGCCGAGCGAAACGGCGGCACGATCCCGGCCGATCCCGAGAAGATCCGGCTGACGAAGCAGATCCTGGAGGACTGCAAGACTCACAAGGTCGCGCTCAAGATCGTCATCCCGCCGAACCACTCGACCTACATCAGCGTCTATCACTACTCGGGCGATCCTGACCCCGCCTTCTATACCGACCGCAGCACTCTGGTGAAGCTCGTAGAGGAATCGAATGCCGCTCACCCCGAAGCTCCCCTCGCGGAGATCTGGGACTTCAACGATTTCCACGAACTGAACTGCGAGCCGCTGCCGACCACGAACGAGGGCCGCATGCACTGGTGGCTGGATGGCACCCATGCCCGCAAGGCGCTGGGCGATGTGATGCTTGCCCGCATGATGGGCTGGCCCACCGAAGGCCCCGCCGCCGACTACGGCATGAAGCTTACCGCCGCCAACCTCCAGCAGCGGGTCGACGGCCTGAAGGCGGACTACCACGAGTTCCAGAAGCGCCACCCGGACCAGTTCCAGTGGATGCTGGACGGGATCAACAGCTACAAATCCAGCGGCCGGGAGAATGAGAAGGCCCCGGAAGGGGCGCAGGAGTTTTAAGAAGCTCTTCTCCGAGACCGCGGCCTGATCTTTCTTGAAGGACGAGCGGCAGCTTAGTGCCGCTGCATCTCCAGCAAGGCACGGAACATGTCGTGCTTGGCTTCCAGTTCTTGGAAGGTGCCGTCGCCGACGATCTTGCCGTGCTCGAAAACGAGGATGCGGTCCGCGATGCGGATGGTGCTGAAGCGATGCGCGATGATGAAGGTGGTGCGACCTTTGGTGAGGTTCGCGAGTTCCTCCTGGATGCGGGCCTCGGCACCGGCATCGAGCGCTGAGGTGGCTTCGTCGAGGATCAGCACCGGGGCATTCTTGAGAAAGGCGCGGGCGATCGAGATGCGTTGCTTCTGGCCGCCGGAAAGCTGCGCGCCACGCTCGCCGACCTGGGTGTCGTAGCCCTGCGGCAGACCGACGATGAAGTCGTGCGCGTGTGCCTGACGGGCAGCCTCCTTCACCTCGTCTTCGGTGGCATTCATGCGGCCGAGCCGGATGTTCTCGTAGATGGTCCCGGCGAAGAGAACGGCCTCCTGCGGCACGATCGTGATGTGATCGCGCAGGTCCTTCAAGCGCAGGTCGCTGACAGGGGTGCCGTCCAGCTTGATTGTGCCCGAGGTCGGGTCGTAGAAGCGGGGGATCAGGCTCGCGAAGGTGGTCTTTCCCGCGCCCGACGGGCCGACCAGGGCCACGACCTGACCGGCTGGGACATCCAGGGTCATGTTGTGCAGCGCGGGATTGTCGCCGTAAGAGAACTCGACCGACTCGAAAGTGACCCGGCCCTTCACGGCACCGAGGTGCACGGGATTCGGCGGATCGGTCACGCCCTCCTCCGCCTTCAGGATCACCTCCAAGCGGTCGAGCGAAGCCTCGCCCTGCTTCATGCGGTTGTGGATTTCCCCGAGCTTCTTCATCGGGTCGTAGCACATGTAGAGTGCCGTAACCACGCCCATGAAGCGCTCCAGCGAGAGCCCCTTTGAAGCGCCGTAGCCAAGCGCGAAGGCCACCACCGCGGCCGCAACCATCTCGATGATCGGCGGCGTGAGGTAGCGATACTTGATCACCTTCAGGTGAAACTTGGTCCAGCGGGCGATGCCATCGAGGAAACGCATGCCCATCATCTCTTCCAAGTTGAAGGCGCGGATCTCGCGGGTGGCACCGAGCGTCTCGGCGAGGATCGCCGAGTTGTCGCCGGACTCGCGCTGCATGTGAGCCGCCTTCCGCATCAGGCGCTTGCCGAGGAAGCGGATCGGCACCACCACCACCGGGATGCTGAGAAGACAGATCAGCAGGAAGAAGGAGTCGCGGTTCTCCACGCTATCCGTGACCAGGAAAGCCAGCGCCCCGATCAGCGTGAAGGGCTGTTTGATCAGGTCGTTCGAGATGGTGGTGACCACACCTTGGAGCATGTTCGAATCCGAGATCACCCGGCTGATCAGGTCCCCGGTCTTGCGTCCGCTAAAGAAGCCGAGCGGCAGCCGCTGGAGCTTCACGAAGACCGATTGCTGGATCTCCCGGAGCACGTGCAGGCCCGCCGCCGTGATCCAATAGACGTTCAGGAAGCCCGCTAGCCCCCGGATCAAGGCAGCCAGGGGGATCACCGCGCAGGCCGCGATCAGGATCGCGCGCGGTGCGTTCTCGGGGCCGACCTTGTCGGCGAAGTAGCCGCGCAGCTTCTCGGTCTGCCGGTAGGTCGTCATCTCGTCCTCGAAGGCCGAGTTCAAAAGCTTGTCCGCCTG contains:
- a CDS encoding ABC transporter ATP-binding protein, producing MKKFYPYFRYLAGVRSIFLSGVAAGIVFAVASGFGFPLMVKTVFPVIFGKQEKVMEVRETIAQDLGPEQADKLLNSAFEDEMTTYRQTEKLRGYFADKVGPENAPRAILIAACAVIPLAALIRGLAGFLNVYWITAAGLHVLREIQQSVFVKLQRLPLGFFSGRKTGDLISRVISDSNMLQGVVTTISNDLIKQPFTLIGALAFLVTDSVENRDSFFLLICLLSIPVVVVPIRFLGKRLMRKAAHMQRESGDNSAILAETLGATREIRAFNLEEMMGMRFLDGIARWTKFHLKVIKYRYLTPPIIEMVAAAVVAFALGYGASKGLSLERFMGVVTALYMCYDPMKKLGEIHNRMKQGEASLDRLEVILKAEEGVTDPPNPVHLGAVKGRVTFESVEFSYGDNPALHNMTLDVPAGQVVALVGPSGAGKTTFASLIPRFYDPTSGTIKLDGTPVSDLRLKDLRDHITIVPQEAVLFAGTIYENIRLGRMNATEDEVKEAARQAHAHDFIVGLPQGYDTQVGERGAQLSGGQKQRISIARAFLKNAPVLILDEATSALDAGAEARIQEELANLTKGRTTFIIAHRFSTIRIADRILVFEHGKIVGDGTFQELEAKHDMFRALLEMQRH